The following nucleotide sequence is from Solanum dulcamara chromosome 7, daSolDulc1.2, whole genome shotgun sequence.
TAGCACAGAAACATAAGCACTATGACATAAAGAAGACCATAAATACAAATGGTGTTAAAGCTTTAAAATAAGAACATTATGTCAACACTTATAATGAGTTTATAGTATTAATTACATTTCAATAATTCTTCTGCTACTGCCAAAAATTAGGCCAAGTATAAAATTGGTTGAGTATAGGTCAAGAAGTTAAAAAGTTCTTTctttttaccttcttttgtgGATGGTTCATTTTgcttttctttctatttccttttGTTTGGGAGTAGGGGTGAGGGTGGGGGTGTCATTATAAATCTTTGGGGGTAAGGGATGAGGGTGGAAGGGGGGGGGTGTCATTATAAATCTTTGGGGGTAGGGATGAGGGTGAGGGTGAGGTTGGGGTGGGGGAGGGGATGGGAGTATGGGTGTCATTATAAATCTATGGGGGTAGAGCTGGGGGTGAAGGTGTCACTATAAATCTTTGGGGGGTAAGGGATGAGAGTGGGGCtagggtggggtgggggtgtcATTATAAATCTTTGGGGGTAGAGGTGAGGGTGAAATTTGGGTGGGGTGGGCCTAGGGGTGGAGATGGGGGTGTCATTATAAATCTTTGGGGGTAAGGGTGAGGGTGGGAGGTAGAGGTGGGGCTGTACACATTATAAATCTTTGGGGGTAAGGGTGAGGATGGGAGGTAGAGGTGGGGCTGTACACATTATAAATCTTTGGGGGTAGGCCGGGGGGTGAGGGTGtcattataaatttttaagacaGGCATATTCATGTGAATAATGTTTTTTTCGtataatatataaatgaaaagagtaaatatgtattatttattaaataataaaagtatacatgaattatttttattaataagaGGTAGATCGACTCTATATCACAAAATCAAGAAATagattatttatctttttttcaattctaaataatttttagacTCTTGCAATAAATATGAATGATTTAGATCTATTAAAAGCAAATAAgtgattttaaaaaagtaataacaaaaatatttgatgaaccaaaatattaataattcattgtgcgctctctctctctctatatgaACTAAAGATATAAAATGATGTATGATCATTTAAAAAGTAATTCCATGTAACTCTCTATACAACCATTAATTGGCTAACAAGATGGAATAATCTTTTATAATAAGTCAAACTACAttaatgtaaataaaatttataccCAGCAATAGGTATAACTTAAATCTTTATAATAAAATGCATGATAATACAGCTAAGTGACCTAACAAAGGATGTTTACTTTATATACCCACGAATGGTCATGTCAGATCACACACTACATCTTGCTTTTACTAATCTTGGATTATATGAGGGTGCACTTTTAATCTCCAAgggatccatatatatatatatatatatagttgcgGGGTTaagatttttattaagaaattcaaaatataagaaGGTAAACACATgaagaataaattaaagaaattcaatatttactttatatacataaaaaaaaaaatttaatcttATATTATGCAATGTAACTTTTCGACGAATTAAAGGAGGTTCAGATGAACCCCTTGCGACATCCTGACTCCACCCCTGCCTATATATAGTCCTAAATAAGCACTACAAATGTAGAACATATTCTCCAACATTCAATTGGTATTTTACATAACCAGTTTTGAATGGGGGAACAAATTTTTGAATCAACAATCAAAGTCACAATAAGTGATGATGATGACAATATTATTCACTCATCTACTAAAGATGTTGCCAAGAAATCAACTTCTTCTAATATTTCCCTATTGACGAAACTTCATGCAGGCTATTTTAGAATTAGCCTTTCTCTAGGTGGTCAAACTTTGTTATGGAAAGTTCTAACTCAACATTTGGACAAATCACAAACACTTCAACACAAATTTCATTCACTCCCTTCAACTACTTTCCTCTTACTATGGTGGATTTCACTTTGTACCCTTATGTTACTCTCTTTTCTCTACATCTTAAGGTGCATTTTTCACTTTAAATTAGTGAAATCAGAGTTTTTGCATCCTATTGGTGTCAATTACCTCTTTGCACCATGGATTTCTTGGCTTTTATTGCTCCAATCAGTGCCATTCACAATCCCAAATCTTGATTCTTACCAATTTCTATGGTGGATTTTCGTCGTCCCCGTGGTGATTCTTGATGTGAAAATTTATGGACAATGGTTCACTACTGAAAAGAGGTTCTTATCAATGGTTGCAAATCCAACAAGCCAACTTTCTGTTTTGGGAAATTTGGTTGGTGCTTGGATAGCTAATGAAATGGATTGGAAGGAGAGTGCAATTTGTATATTTACACTTGGATTAACACACTATTTAGTTGTGTTTATCACACTTTATCAACGATTATCGGGTAGTAATCATCTTCCTGCCATGCTTAGGCCTTCATTTTTCTTGTTTGTGGCTGCACCTAGCATGGCTAGCTTAGCATGGGCTTCTATTTCTGGGGAGTTTGATATGCCATGCAGGATGCTCTTTTTCCTTTCACTATTTCTCTTCACCTCTTTGGTAAGTGTATCATCTTATCTTATCTTTATTAGCTTCAAAAGATACTATATTTGCATTATATTAATTACTTTTAGACGTTTGATAGGATGTATTAGTGAATCTAATACATGCATTAGTTATGATATTATTTaattctttgtttgataagaTTTTCAGTCTATGTATCGGTTATATATACTCTATTCAGTATTATAGGgagtataactaatacatatatagCAAATCATAATACATGGATAAACATAGTTTATGATAGAACAATCCTTAATACATTAAATCaagcagtggataagaattaatCTCgatcaacataattttatattttcagCATTACGTATACACCTTATTCAgtgatatttttatataatctaccaaacgaccccttaggaTCCATATCTAGTAGTCTTGATCCCATTATATATTCTCTTTACATAATACTAAATACTCCATTTGTTTCAATTTGTGTGAACCTATTTGACTATAGTTTAAGAAGGAAataaagacttttgaaactAGTGATATTAAATATGTCATAATATTCATGTGactataaaattattgaaagttACGGTCTTAAATATGCATGCCATAACTTCTATATAAACATAAAAACTTCTCATTAAAGGTCAAATGACAAGTTTATGTTAAACTATTTCCAAGTTTAGAatgtgataattatttttggaaTGTAGGGTCACATAAACCCAACTATTTCCAAGTTTAGAatgtgataattatttttggaaTGTAGGGTCACATAAACCCATACACATCTATATCTAATCAGGGGTGATCTACAATATAAAATGTTGGTTCACTGATCAACtcaataatttttgttttattaaatatctataaatatttgTCTAAACTCAATATATATTAACTTAAATTCATAATAGAAACTCATATTGACACCACTTACTGAAAATTCTGCATACACATCTATATGTCACACTTACCATAAACATctatctaattaaataataactttcttGTTGTGATTTAATTAGGTTTGTAGGCCAACACTATTCAAAAAATCAATGAGAAAGTTCAATGTTGCATGGTGGGCTTACTCATTTCCCCTCACATTCCTTGCCTTAGCCTCTGCACAATATGCACATCAAGTGGAAGGCCATGTTGCTGCTGGACTAATGTTGCTTCTCTCTGCCCTCTCtgttcttgtttttcttgttttgaCAGTGTCCACAGCACTCAATCTTGACATGCTATTGCGTGATCATGATAGATATTTAAATTTCACTAAAAGCACTTAATTATGTAGTGCTTTATATTTCAAGACGTGATCTACCTTTCAAGATAGGGATAattaaggtctgcgtatacaTTATCCTTTTCTGATCTTACTTGTGGAATTACATTGAGCATGATATTGTTGTAATTATTATGACAATGCCTAGTACTAATATTACTCATGTGATTCCTCGAGAAATATAAAATATCTAATACCATTCTCGGGTCAACATAATTCCTCTTACTCGATCTTTTATTTTCGCATATCAAAAATAAAGAGTCAGTCTTGTAgccgatatatatatatatatatatatagggaaaaACAGGGTGTAAACCACTAGACAAACATGATGAGACAAAATGAGAGAGGGAGTACTAAGTAGGATAGTTAAAGGAGACCTTATAAGTGTCTTAAAGTGGGAAATACAGAGTCAACAAAGCGATATAAGGTATAGCAATAATAGAATAAGATGGTGTAATATGCGCATAAGCGACAAAGCTTACCAGTTAGGATAATTTAATGCAAAatcaacctttatttcataGATATAAACAGGTTCATAACTGGCTTCAAGAAGAACTACATCATAACTCAGAAGTAATAAAACCTGGAAAAGAGTTACAAGAAATTTTAAACAATTGTCCAGACCAACATAAAAGATATTTACATAGACAGTTAGAAGGCGTAGAAGCACAAGTTAACTACTCTAATATTAGGATAAGGCGTTACAAAGAGATACTTCATTCTATTCCGTTAGGATAAATATTCATACCATTAGAATATGTAAAAAAGATTAAGTTAAGACAAAATTGGATACACGAAGAAAGAAAATTTAGATCTGAACTTAGAAAAAACCTTGCTtggttgaaagaacaattagaTAAACCAGTATTTCAAATACAACCTTATTCGACAGAAGCTATATACAAAGAACAAACTGAGCTGAGAACAGAAATACTTAGGGAAATTACTAGTGTACAAGACGATATTCGATTTAGTACCTATAGAGTAGAATTGTACGAAGTAGTCTGGAAAGTTAACTCATTAGGTTAAACAAAATAGATTCATTAAAATATCTTGAATACTTAGATCTACGAATACATCCTGAGAAGAAATACAGAGTTTTACATAAAACTAATACAATTAGGTGTAATTTTACACAGGGAGAACGCGTATTACATTCTGACCATAAAAATCACAATACTTTAGTAGACTTAATTATCAATCTTAGTGACAACATTCAGTTAAAAGACAAAGGATTCATACGCCTCGTAGAAACTGTAGAAATTAGTATAACTAAACAAAATAAGATACTAACTAAATTAGAACAAAACTTTGATTTTCTCAAATCTCAACAATTAGAAACTGATAGAAAGATTCAATATTTAAACACGAAGTTTAACATTTAGAAGATACCTACAAGGACagaaatagaaaagttagtaaaGACAATTATTGAGAGGCCTAAAGAAGTAGAAGTAAAAAATAGCCAAGTAATAACAAAAATTACAGAACAAATAGAGCACATAAGTACAGAAATTAAGAACTTAAAAGAATTAATAACAAGACTTGAACAAATCTCTCTTTCATGAGCGAAGACgtaataaattataagaaaGCTTTAGAAATCTCAACTAAATATCATCAAGATCCAATCGGTTTTTCAGGATATATTCCTACCAGTATATCAGACAAAGTAATAGTGAAATAAAATAGCACAATAATAGCCTTGTTAATAGAATTAAATAACAAAGTGGACAagttaattaaagaaaaacaacccGATTACCTAATACAGAAATAGACGCACTAATTAGTCAATTAAAAAGGATAGAAATAactccacaaaaagaaaaacaacagCTAGTTAAAAGACCGCAACCATGGACCTTTTTTCACATGACTCAAGAAGGACAGTCGAAGAAAACAGTCAAAGAGATAAACAAAGAATAAGTTATTCAAACAATAGAATAGGTAATAATCTTATATCTAGAATTTTGTCACGAAGGAGACATCCGAAGGAGGaacaaaatcaagaattaaatGAAATAGTGGATATAGATAAAGACCTACAAATATTTCAACATCAACTAAAACTATTAAACCCTAAGACATTATACAATGTTCGATGTTTTTCTAGAGATAATCAATTATATAGACATTATAAAGAAGAACAAATATCAGCCATAGGAGAAAACTTTTCAATTCTAGACTTAGTTCATCCTACTTTTTTGAAAACAATTAAGACTCATTCCATAATGTTAATGCACATGGGACTAATAGTTATAGAAATTAAAGGACTGACTAGAAAAAATTTAGGTT
It contains:
- the LOC129896248 gene encoding S-type anion channel SLAH1-like, coding for MGEQIFESTIKVTISDDDDNIIHSSTKDVAKKSTSSNISLLTKLHAGYFRISLSLGGQTLLWKVLTQHLDKSQTLQHKFHSLPSTTFLLLWWISLCTLMLLSFLYILRCIFHFKLVKSEFLHPIGVNYLFAPWISWLLLLQSVPFTIPNLDSYQFLWWIFVVPVVILDVKIYGQWFTTEKRFLSMVANPTSQLSVLGNLVGAWIANEMDWKESAICIFTLGLTHYLVVFITLYQRLSGSNHLPAMLRPSFFLFVAAPSMASLAWASISGEFDMPCRMLFFLSLFLFTSLVCRPTLFKKSMRKFNVAWWAYSFPLTFLALASAQYAHQVEGHVAAGLMLLLSALSVLVFLVLTVSTALNLDMLLRDHDRYLNFTKST